DNA from Eucalyptus grandis isolate ANBG69807.140 chromosome 5, ASM1654582v1, whole genome shotgun sequence:
aagtttaggggtattgtctAAATGACGGACCTAAGGCGTATGATTAGgtgtgagctctcccaagcccatacctcacATGACATTATGGtattcttaaaaattttgcaaaaatgagtcgctactaacctattggggtcggctagaaacttAGTGAGGTATGTGAgggtacctcacttcctacacaaccaaaAAATCTAGGGTCaggaacttaattacactaattgactaattagtgccctttcggtacctaatcttattcattttaagagaaaattttttGTTAGGCAGTTTGGGTTGATTTTacacctatccactaacatgtgaggtgatcatgtgagtgtgcaatcattaaagtaacaactTGCAACCAAAATCATAATTGCAGTAAACTTTAGtacatgcaatcaaacataattaagtatgcaaattaaacatgcaatataatcgAGATGTAATAAAATAAAGTTCTAATTACGCTAAAAAGGCAAGACAtgacaattcctaaccaaaccttacattttttaattttcaaagtttttaattttttaattttttaaaataattatttctaattttttaaaagaaaatttaatttaaaaaatgggcAAACTGGGTCGGGTCCGGTTTGACTTGACCTAGGTTTAGCCTGGTCAGGGAAGGGCCAAATCTAGCAAGCCCTAATAGGACTGGGCTTGAACGTCAGGCCCAGTCCAACTAAAAAATGAGCCCACCTAAAAaagaaacctaagtaaaataagcCTGGCCCAACACAAGAGAAGAAACTAATATTAAAATGGTCCAAAGACCTTGCTTTGGCCCAAATGCGACCTACTCGAAAatcaaaaccctacccgattcgCGACCTACGCCCGACCTAGTTTTTGGCCAAAACCCTACCCCGCCACAACCCAATGGACATCTTTCTCTTTGCTTGTGGCTAAGGCGTTGCTGGACGGATGTACAGTGACTATGGGCTTCTCTTTGCTTGCGGCTAAGGCGTCGCTAGATGGATGTATAGTGACTATGGGCTTGGCAGCGGCGGCAGCGATGACGGCCTTGATGACAAGTGACAGCATGGTAGGGAGGCTCAGCAGCCGACTCGAGCGGCTTGGTGGCGGAATGGCGGTGGCGAGTGACGGTGAAGCAGCGTGTAGTAGCGAAACAGCAACAGCAGGCGACGGCGGGGAAAAAACATGGCGGTGGTCGACGGCGTGCCTCGATGAGGCAACAACAGCCCTGCGCGGTGGATCTCGTGGTGGGTCAGGGCTGGTGCTACGACGGGGATGACTCGGCACGGCAAGGACCCCAACATGGCGACAATCGTCGAGGATGGCGGTTGTTGGAGAGGTGCGGTCGGTGGTAGCACAGGTGACCCTTCTGGTTAGGGCCGCGACAACACCACCTCGACTGGGCAAGAAGGGGTAACCCTTAACCTCTAAGGTCAGGGGTTGCCAGTGGCGACAACGGTGCTGGAGACTCTCATTTTCCTCTCCAGTCCTCGCTCTCCCTCTTTGGTTTCTCTCTTCTGCTTTTCTCGTTTTTACCATGCTGTCTTTCTCCTCCTCGTTCTCCCCTCctcttttctggtttttctgctctctctcctctctcctttctctagGGCTTCACATGCGAAGATGGGCCCAAGAggatgtggcatcccaaaaataactcacggccatgtgttttataagtaggagtttattgaattatgatttcaagatttatgaccaagtgaataagaatgatctggtatttatataaatagatCATTATTGTTGTTGGGAACGCATCCTCTGTCCATGTGAGaccaaggattttatttgatgaggaaattttgttttttgccatgaattttataagttggattttattaaactatgttgcaaagtcttttggtcattttattatgcaactatgtatttatttaaatgaggattaagatgtattattaaaaaaacttgggctatttaagtttggactttagacgcatggaggggggaggaggagccgcatggcctcctccaagtgtcttcggcaaaggagacacttgtctccttcttggggacaggtgtcccccatgcaaaatgagGATGCATGCAAGTATATAAATAAccataaagaaagagagagcgagagagagtggctggttttgagagagagagggagttgccgagagagtgaggaactgagagaaaggaagaagagatcgCGCGAGGAAGAGCTGCCCGTCCGCTCGTCCGTCGCTCGTCGCCATGTGTTCGTCGTCCACCGTCGTACCTGTTGTAGCTCGGTAcaaaggcaagttgggatccatattctgctcttgcatgtgtgtttgaaaTGGTGGTAAATCTCGGATGTTTAGGGtgtgagaaaccgaagctagagtgtgttgttcttgaaaatgcattCTGTTCTCGTCTATACTgcctgacccagaatgttgtagaggcttgcatgtgGGTTTCGAAtcagattttggcttcgacTTTTTCActaaagttgtagaaaacatctcaaagtataacatactaaaatttaggacaaaatggctgagttttgaggggtgaaaccctccctctacgaaaaggctagatctgaaactgtttcGTCGACCTCTgggtggttttgtgtgttgtATGTCACTTTTTACTAAGAATTTCGCTTCGACTTCTTCccaaaagttgtagagaacgTCCTGAtgattaacatactcaaatatGAGGTAAAACTAgtaagtgtagcctagtgaaatgattttcttttgaagacggtAGATCTGGAAGTATGGTACTGGActcccgagacttcatggactaaATGGTAACTATAATTTGAGAATATCacctagatcccttaatgaaagttgtaggggacctgtTGAGgcataacatatcaaaatttcagaggaaataatggaagataagtaggtgaaaccttGATTTTTTGGAGACAGCTAAACTGCACTGTTCGGTACTTGGAACAGGAGCTTCGACCGTCTATAGTAAATTATCTAGAGCGAATATGGCCTAGATTTCTACataaaaaatctaccttaggatATTTACTatcacctggtaaaatttcataatttttggatgtCATTCgtgtattttaatcgaaatatttcaagaactgcgcaatctgattttatccgaattttgcatgctgtattgtgacatcccgattttccaattctattttcaataaattgagacgggcatttcgttggcacacaTATAactcttttccttgagtcggccactcatgtgaaaactagtctatcaggtgaagccgttaaaaattctaatgcatcagactcgagaatttgactaagaagcgatctttcgaccaagctaatctgcaatggtcattacagcacaattaaaaatcgattagaggttggagataggtcgactcgacagaggcatgtgatcaggtgtgggtgattccaccagatagcacaattcttgtcgatcggcactagaccgacttttctgtcgattgggtaccctgtctccgtatttgaaaccttaagattaccccgacaaccgaaagttgccaatgtttcaaagatgtacattgtggcttgagatgatcaatcacaggtcaaatgcatgaaaaattctaaaggctacccggtaggttggagcgcgctagtatcgtgctaaagtgaaattaaccgtggaattgagatcgaattcagaaattggaagtcaaggtgtgtcacaaatcattttaggatcattgactcatctttggaaaatttttcatgtaatcagaatttttcagaaattaaatcagagaatggctattttggctcgagaaattagtaggcccgcctttggtcttgcttttaggacttaagttggttctatggacaaatGAAGACGTGAactgaagtgtggtgacattggattaattttatggacttcaattggactcaattgggagagaattgaatggaattaaagaaattaatgtacaaaGTTTACGTGCCCcggtggaaaaataaaatggacccattggagaaaggttgtgggagatagtggagtgtgacatcatccatgaggtcatggtgggtcATTTTTGTTgggttaaagaaaaagaaaaaaaaagggaatggtcccatctctctctctctctccttcttctctcttcttcctctctaccTTCCGTTGGTTTCTCCTCCATCCTTGTTGTGCGAAGATGAGAAAAATGCAGAGGAGAAGCTGGTGCAGCCATGGCCGTCCGCTCCCGCTCGcacgccgtcgtcgccgccaccgccgcgtGTCCGCCCCGCGCCACCCGCGCACCGCTCGCCGGTCCACTCGCCTCTCCGCTCGCCTGGCCTCTTGTCACAGCTGTTGCATCAGCTCGTGCCAGAGCCGTTCGGCCACCTCCAACCACCGTTCGGGCCCCGCCTAGGTCCGGTTCGACCCCTCAACCTTCCCCGGTCCTTCTCCATCTCATCCAAGCTCCGAATCTACCCTTTCTCGGCCTCAAACTGCAGTGGATAGCAGCTGGAAAAATGGATATGGCAGCCCAgttttggcccattttggctggcttcccgaccccggatgcttggcccgctttgaagaaagttgttcccctcggcgtccccgtcgttttggtccacTCGGCTCGTCATTTGAGTGAGtttaacccactaaaccttgattagagggttaatgatgctttaggtgtgtttagtttatgttaagtgttattaggtggttagtttaatttagttaagaatagattatattaatgtgctcGATTAACTTAAAGTTTTGacgtgacataaaggaatttacttttgatttatttaaatatctcggaattattaaataatttaataatatattattattcgaaattattaaaatattattatttaattattttggaataaatttaattatttattaaatttcgaaaattttgttaagaccctaaattctcataatttcgtgccgaccctaaattctcgtaattttgtgccgatttCCTTTGTgaagtcagattttgaaattgaagattagatattataaattgagtgtggatcgtgaaagatatggatattattatttaatatcggaataaatttattatttaattgattttcggaataaatttaattatttaataaattctgaaaaattattttggaaccttattttctcagaatttcgtgatGATCGCTGCTGtgtttttagaatttgaatttgatgaatggatgtggtaaattgagtgttgattgtgataaatagggattttattcataaaaacccaagtgttgggttttaatgcaaaaattggattttcaatattatattaaatagtgaggtttgaaaaagtgagatattggctttCTGGTTCGAAATTAGCGTGCCCCACACACATGGgtaatttttggaatatttttaatatgaagaaaaatggccgggATCACTATCTTAAGTAGAAGCGTtaagtgaaatgcaaagtgtcctgGGGCCGAGTATGATTTGgctgtgtgataattaagaggaatcgtcctgggctgttgagctggacttgcccctatatgggatgcccacgcggtggttgcgggtcgcagtagattctaggcccatgctccttcgggaatgtcGTCGATTtactgacgaagccgcgctccatggggggaggcgatgcctggctatatgccagtagatagccgaactacgagtaggctatgcccttgtgtggcagtgaataacaattgaaatgcatgttgagtgttgttgatgtgtcggattatgggacggaattatgtggcatggaatgggacgtgtcataatgatttagtTTTATAATTAGGACCCCCGCGGTTTTTagttatatgaaagtgaatgcgttccggttgtttaagttcttattactacatatgattgagtgatatgaattgtgctaacttgcaggaaggagttgaggcgaggtaagttctctgtgtgatgtgattaggccacccttgggtgtattttctttctaataggggtttagggggttgaacttgctaagacattgtctcatcctaatttggggattaaaatttcaggtccctggtggacggagcggctagatagctttggttgacCTTGAGGAGTTGCGGAGGTGAAATCATAATGATTAGAGAACGTGTCAGACTTgtaggtcataggacagtttctttttaagagcccgtcttttgtagacttttggccgtaaacctctgtttgtaattccgttgaattatgaaagtgttatgttgtggttttgattcctgcttttctatcatgtatttcattgtcaggggttttataatacgttccgcttgcacaataagaaatgaatggggtcggcgacactacctgggaatgtcgcatttgcatgaccatggtgggatgttggcgccctcgaggttcggggcgtgacatgtattgtgtgagctatatcttcttgtgtgaagtTCTTTTAGGCATGTGTTCTGCATGGAATTGCTAcctttatgtcttgtctatcacaagttttgatttcatgattttcaaagatcatatggatatttaatttacatgttttccgaaattgtgcaagctggaatttggtaaatctcaaaaaggtcgtgatgtatggattattctatgttgcatggaccccatggattgtattgaCATAAGTGATTGGATCCTGCCGCATGTATgttgatgattggaaatgcatatataaaccatatgatgaaaatgatcttgtttgccatcacattatatgccatgttgaaattgaaccACAATTGCTAATATAAACtgataaatgagaaggccgtcggaggtgtgagtcgacgatgccccgggagtgtcgggatgcctggctagagagtgccggatgcccggtggccttaaatggtgtaattccggagggtcctcaggagtttcgagatgcccggtggtatacggtacataattccggaggAGGGGGGGAttctggtggtatgtcggtacgtaattctgGAAACTCTGGAGGTTGGTGCCCGGGGGGATGCTTTGTGATGCTAGTTGatatgcgagatgcccggccagggagtgtaaatgccggatgcccggttgtatcttggatacatgcccgaaggttcctcgtgatgccagttgggatacgagatgccgggaatgtgggggtgccggatgcctggtgtatcttggatacatgcccaaAGGTTCCTCGCAATGCCAGTTTGGGCCcgagcgataaatgtgggatgcgaatattggtcccgggaaagagaaatgtggtggtccaaaatgaaagaataaaaattgggaaattgaaattgaattatgcatggtaTGGCAACATGTATgcatgtgtgacatgatgatggtgagtgcatggatgtatgtgcacctatggcatgatggtaaatgtatgacatgatgatggtgagtgcatggatgtatgtacACCTATGGCGTGATGATacatgtgtgacatgatgatggtgagtgcatggatgtatgtgcacctatgccATGATGGTaaatatatgacatgatgatggtgagtgcatggatgtatgtgcacctatgccATGATGGTaaatatatgacatgatgatggtgagtgcatagatgtatgtgcacctatggcatgatggtaaatgtatgacatgatgatggtgagtgcatggatgtatgtgcacctatggcatcaTGGTaaatgtatgacatgatggtgaaggttatatgaggatgtatgtacatgtggtgtgatgacatatgcatggcttcaaatTAAGTTATGTATGGGtgcatgaatgacatgtgttatgctatgattgttatgattgtattgtgtgatgcattgagtggtttattgggtccTTTACCTattgagtggctgtactcatcccttttggggaataacatttcataCTAGATAAGATACATTTGCTGCCACTGCCACTAGTAGATGGATCgggtggttggatatgaccgcgaagaggaggatagcaaaggaaggaacctttggacgccgacactgatcgatggactttcagtatacgactgttggaagagatgtcgatcatcttttgaagtataaccgAGTATAGAAGGCTATGTCATTTTGATGTGCCGATGAATGAtttccatctggtttaagtaaataaaagtgtgtggcttttacctataaatgtttagttggtgtgcatcgttttctaaatatagggaagggagttgttggatatgcttccgttatatgaattgcgtaagggaccgatctaaaagatataaacccccaggttgtatggacccgttgcaattgaaatggtatcagattGACATGTTATTAAGGTAAGTGAATGGTAatcgaactgtggcgaccctaacagatcgggggccgtcgaggggtgccacagagGAAGAGTTGGGGcgcgggccgggccaaggccatATCAGGCCCAACCCAATCCCtcttaagcattttttttttttgcttttttgttgttttttgtttatttttttattttaattaaaaataaaatttaactttCTTTTATATGCAGTtgaaaattaggtgtcaacaagcctCGACCAACTCAAGCTTGCCTAGATCAATTGAGCCTCGAGCTTGTAGACTTAGGTCATGGCCGGTCGCTAGGTTGTTGGCTATCACCGAGGCAcaagattgatgaatgatgaaggagaaaggaaaagaaagaaaagaaaaagaaaagaaaattaataatttttatttaaaaaattcaaaaatatatatatatatatatttctaaaatatatttctaaaaaatattttttaaacaaatgTTTTATTAACCAAGGACCCAAagactaggaaaatatttgggatAATTTTTTCCAGCTCATTCaaaggggaaatcatttttctaaactTAAACTTTTGTAGGAGAACCTTTTTTTGTTGACTTGTTTTTCTAAGTGAAGCAAACaccaaaaaatgtgaaaaatgtgaaaaatatattcctgaaaaataatttttgggaaataaatgcACCCTACAAGAATAAGTTTCAATCGGAAGATTATAATGTAGTAAGATTCATGCATGGTAATCAAAAATCAAGCTAGGGACGAGCTATAATTATTAGGGGAAGACCCTCAACATTTTGAAAGGCTAGAGGCATTCCAATATTACAAACTTAACTCGGTTTGTCTAgtgaaacaacaaagaaaactCGAAGGCAGATGGAGAAGCACAAGTACATAGAAACGATTATAGATTCTCTTGAGAGAGCGTTGGCTACCATTATTGATCTTCATTGTATCTGCCAGATTATGAGGGGCATGCCGGACGAGACCCTAGCGCAACAAATATGCAATAGAGACAAATATAATGAGTTAGCAAGACAAATATAGTTCCATAAGCGACAAATTAAGTTATTGTTTGACAAAAGCTTAATCCTACTAGATGTATTTCCAAGGAGAGTAGTTTATGATTTTGCTCTTCTTTGAATTGCAAAAGCAGCTTATATTATTTGTGCTCCGAATGGAGAAGGCCCACTTCGAGGTCTGAAGACTTAATATCAATCTAGGCAGCTGTTTGTGTAATTTGTCCAAAGTCTTCTTTACAAGACCAAGGTACCTACATTGCTGCTTCTTGTGACATTCTTACCTCTTCTTCAGCTTGGGAGATTGCGAGGAAAAGAGGCACAAGAGTTGAATGGTATCagctaatttgattttcatctaATTTGTTGAGGTTAAGATTCATATTTTGGTTGGCAATACAAGATAAGCTACCTATATTTCAAGGAATTGACATATAGTCTTCTAATCAAGGCCAATCTCTCTGTTTTTTGTGCCATGAAAGCACTGAGATAAGATCCCATTTGTTCTTTGGATGCAGCTTCTCTAAGCAAGTCTGGTAGACTGCCCTTCAACTTTGTTTTCCTAATGCAGCGGGCTATGAAAGGGAGAGATTTTCATTGGTATTTGGTGAAATTTTTGTGGAATTGCTGCATGTATTTCATCTAGAAGGCAGAAATGAGCTGTTACATGCCCAAAGTATTCATCTTATTGGTGGCATTATGATTGCTTTTTAAGTCAAGTATAGTTTTGAAGGTTGAAAGAGCATGAAGAATCAGATTTTTGTCCTTGAtcttttctattatatatgCTACATATATATCAAACATACTCTTAATTTGTATGATTAGTATATCTGATTccttaagaaaaataaagaaatttaataattttctcatttatatgACATAGATAGTTTGCAGAAAAAATAAAGGCAAATAGTTGATTTACCGTCCTTTACTTTGAAAACTTCATgcatcctctttccctttctccgAAGCATCCaacaagtgagaaagagaattaTCACAAAACCTCCAACAGACATGGTAGTGGTGATGGTAATCACGGTAGATTTGTTGCTTTTTCCTGCACACACATACCATTACATATATGAGACCATcgccaaattaattttaaaacattttagatGAAAACATGTTTAATATTTATACATTCTAACACTTCATTTCACTAGGTTGGAATTAGACCTAAGACTAGCGCATGAAGATTGGCAATTTACCAAGCAAAAAGGTGCCTTAAAATACGGGTCAAAAGACAAACATAATGAGTACGCGTAAAGAGCAAATATTTAGAAGAAATTAAGCTGTAATCCATAACTGTCCATCTCTCAAAAttccattattttccttatttccttGTGGGGATAAATTCAATCCTAACAATGCACTCGCCTTCATAATCCTTTGCATAAAAACTGAGGTAAGAAGGCCTTAtattcaaaataagaatttaGCTGGATACTAAAAGTTGATCTCAATAAGGTAAGGCCTAAGTACAGCAAGGGGACTAAATAGTTGCATTTGCTAAGTTCTTGTTTTGAACATAACCTTTTCATGATATCAGATAATGtaatcataaatctttacataaaatttcaatataatttttctaatcaattaTTGCCAGAAATCACTAATACGGTAGTTTGTGTAATACatagtttagagtaaaattattcacattagtGTGCCATATAAAATGGCTCAACATGACTGATCATCATGTTAGTAATTGATCGGAAATATTATATTGGTAAAATTGACATATTTAGATCTGATTTGACATCTAGTATTAATTCGGTAATTATCCTTCCCATTTGAGTGCACCATTTGTTTGTAGGAGATTAACCATTAATTGATTAAAAGCGACATTTAACCAAttgttatttaaagtctaatCTCGTGAGTGGATGTAGAACTgctcaaaaaggtaaaatgaaCTTCcgtaaaattcagaaaaaaggaaaaaaggacacGAAAAATTTACATCACCAATCAAATCGagaggacagagagagagaacgagactCAGGAAAGCCCCTAGAATCCATCCCAAAACTTGATATGTTGAACCATTGACAGCActtcacattttatttttgttaaaaaaagttGAATCTGAGAATTTAAACTATTGAGTAGGATAACCagtttatcaaaaaattaaatagatcAGATATTTATTgtatagaggaagaaaaataataaaatcaaacacTTACTTTTTGGTCTGGTCTCGGGAGCTGGAGGACGCAGAAGCTGGGATGGCGGAGGCACCGGGGCCGCCATGGCCGAGACATTATAAAACGGGAACAGCTCGAACCTGACGCCGCAGACCAGAGTGAAACTCCTCCCACCTTGCTTATCCAGGGGGAGGTTCGAGATCATATCCCGAAGGCACCGGTAGCAGTCCAACGGCGTCAAGTCCGGCGTGCACTGCGCGAGGGTGTACAGCTTCTGCAGGCTCGTCAAATTCGCCTCCTCGACCGCGAATTTCTTCCCCGACCCGCCGTCGCGAGCCCTTGTGCTGATTTTATCCATGGTCTGTCCCAGGACTTGTACGAACCGGGTCGGATCAGTGACGTTCGTAGTGTTGGGCGTCGTGTAAGAAGGCTTCGTTTCGAAGGACGAGAAGAAAGACCTGTTGTCGTACCTCAACATGCACTCGTCGTACCAGATCGTGGCGACTCGCTGGAGGCCGCATCTTCGGAGGACATCACGCTTTCCAGTGGCCACACAGTCGCTGCACGTGGAGATGCTGACATCGCCGCGGCAGAGAAAGAGCCCATGGGCTTGGTCGGGACGGTCCTGGCcagcggtggcggtggcaaagCCGTTGGTGCTGGTCGTGGCGTTggaggagagggaagagaggacGGTGTTGAGGTTGGACTCGTAGGTGGAGTTGGGAGTGAAGAAACTAATGCGTGCGCAAAAATGCTTTATATAGGTGGGGGCAGCTTCAGCACTGAAATTCTggacgaagacgaagaagaagaaagaggagaaggagagggagaggaagatgGTGAAGCAAGAACTCATGATTTGCCAGGCtgatgaattgattgggctTGCGCACGAGTACGGGCAGAAGAttgtaggaagaagaagagcatgTGGAGAATCAATTTTGATGAACAACAATATCTTAGGATAAGTAATTGCAGCATGAACAGTACCAGGTCCAGAAAACCGT
Protein-coding regions in this window:
- the LOC104432107 gene encoding putative cysteine-rich receptor-like protein kinase 9, with protein sequence MSSCFTIFLSLSFSSFFFFVFVQNFSAEAAPTYIKHFCARISFFTPNSTYESNLNTVLSSLSSNATTSTNGFATATAGQDRPDQAHGLFLCRGDVSISTCSDCVATGKRDVLRRCGLQRVATIWYDECMLRYDNRSFFSSFETKPSYTTPNTTNVTDPTRFVQVLGQTMDKISTRARDGGSGKKFAVEEANLTSLQKLYTLAQCTPDLTPLDCYRCLRDMISNLPLDKQGGRSFTLVCGVRFELFPFYNVSAMAAPVPPPSQLLRPPAPETRPKRKSNKSTVITITTTMSVGGFVIILFLTCWMLRRKGKRMHEVFKVKDGSRPACPS